Proteins encoded by one window of Clostridium perfringens:
- a CDS encoding DegV family protein, translated as MQKIAIITDSSCDLTIDEIKEYNLNILPLKIIYKDREYNDIFDIKPIDVYENLHNEVPTTSLCSPDYINSVLDKLEAEGYTHLIGIFISSSLSGTFNAARLVIEERSSFKSYLFDSKIIGYPLGSIVIKAAEFVKEGKSFEEIIEALPSIREATTGFYTLNTLEYLRRGGRIGKVAGTVGDLLHLKPIISVDEHGAYTTIAKARGRKQSLKKLASIILEHLDEGKCNVAILNGMAEEEANQVLDSISSHPNLLKSQVRAIGAAMGVHAGPGMVGVSIQKEI; from the coding sequence CAAAAAATTGCTATAATAACAGACAGCTCTTGTGACTTAACTATAGATGAAATAAAAGAATATAATTTAAATATATTACCTTTAAAGATAATATATAAAGACAGAGAATATAATGATATTTTTGATATAAAACCAATTGATGTTTACGAAAACTTACATAATGAAGTGCCAACAACTTCTCTATGTAGTCCTGACTATATAAATTCAGTATTAGATAAATTAGAAGCTGAAGGATATACTCACTTAATAGGTATATTTATATCTAGCTCATTATCAGGTACATTCAATGCTGCTAGATTAGTTATTGAAGAACGTAGTTCTTTTAAATCTTACTTATTTGATAGTAAAATAATAGGTTATCCTTTAGGTTCTATAGTTATAAAAGCAGCTGAATTTGTTAAGGAAGGAAAAAGCTTTGAAGAAATAATTGAAGCTCTTCCAAGTATAAGAGAAGCTACAACTGGATTTTATACTCTTAATACCTTAGAATATTTAAGACGTGGTGGAAGAATAGGTAAGGTTGCAGGAACAGTTGGAGATTTACTTCACCTTAAACCAATAATATCAGTTGATGAACATGGTGCTTATACAACAATTGCTAAGGCAAGAGGAAGAAAACAATCCTTGAAAAAACTTGCTAGCATAATTTTAGAACATCTTGATGAAGGTAAATGCAATGTAGCTATCCTTAATGGTATGGCGGAAGAGGAAGCTAATCAAGTTCTTGATTCCATAAGTTCTCATCCTAACTTATTAAAATCTCAAGTAAGAGCTATAGGAGCTGCTATGGGTGTTCACGCTGGCCCTGGTATGGTGGGTGTTTCAATTCAAAAGGAAATTTAG
- a CDS encoding ferredoxin codes for MKANVDKDTCIGCGLCPTIAPEVFDMDDDGKAHTIVEEVPENSKEAAKEAEGSCPVAAISVE; via the coding sequence ATGAAAGCCAATGTAGATAAAGATACATGTATTGGATGTGGATTATGTCCAACAATAGCACCAGAAGTTTTTGATATGGATGATGATGGAAAAGCTCATACAATAGTTGAGGAAGTTCCTGAAAATAGTAAAGAAGCAGCAAAAGAAGCTGAGGGTAGTTGTCCAGTAGCAGCTATTTCAGTTGAATAA
- a CDS encoding PadR family transcriptional regulator produces the protein MYNDEFIKAEEKRLYDEYKKQVANLKKVQKEKDAVGQVFTKGLLPIYALYILSIQPTNGNDLAQKIGEQTNGLWFPSTGGIYPLLKKLEKQGFVTGSWDDPKRKIQKVYSLTPEGFKEFEEKKHLLKPKIKEALEVFKIIYSHLYN, from the coding sequence ATGTATAATGATGAATTTATAAAAGCTGAAGAAAAACGCCTTTATGATGAATACAAAAAACAGGTAGCCAATTTAAAAAAAGTACAAAAAGAAAAAGATGCTGTAGGACAAGTCTTCACTAAGGGCCTTCTTCCTATATACGCATTATATATTCTTAGTATTCAACCTACTAACGGAAACGATTTAGCTCAGAAAATTGGTGAACAAACTAATGGGCTTTGGTTTCCTAGCACAGGTGGAATATATCCCTTACTAAAGAAATTAGAAAAACAAGGCTTTGTAACTGGCTCTTGGGATGATCCTAAAAGAAAAATACAAAAAGTATATTCTTTAACCCCAGAAGGTTTTAAAGAGTTTGAAGAAAAAAAACATTTATTAAAGCCTAAAATAAAAGAAGCCTTAGAAGTCTTTAAAATAATATATTCACATCTTTATAACTAA